A window of the Sardina pilchardus chromosome 21, fSarPil1.1, whole genome shotgun sequence genome harbors these coding sequences:
- the LOC134068547 gene encoding basic proline-rich protein-like, which produces MIAPPSPPPSPPPSAPSESLPLPPPSTRVSPPPSPPLPPPPSPPPSPSALLPPPSPPPPSPLPPPSPPYPPPPSSSPPPPPPPPPPQSPQLPPPPPPSSPLPPLSPPPLPPPPSSPPPPLSPPLPPPPSPPPPPPPSSSPPPTPSLPLPPPPSPPLALNSPSASPPPPFPPPPSAPPSLPPPPPSLPLPPPPPPSPSSSPPPPSLPTPSPPPPTPSPPPTPSPLPPPSPSSSPPPPSLPTPSPPPPPSPPPTPSPLPPPSPSFSPPPPPPSPPPTTPSPPPPPSPSSSPLPPPPPSPPPPSPLPPPSPSFSPPPPPPSPPPTTPSPPPPPSPSSSPLPPPPPPPSPPPTTPSPPPPPSPSSSPLPPPPPSPPPPSPLPPPSPSFSPPPPPPSPPPTTPSPPPPPSPSSSPLPPPPPSPPPTTPSPPPPPSPLPPPPSPLPPPPSPQPPPSPPPPPSPPPSPPPPTPPPYPSPPSPLPPPPPSYPPSPSPLPPPPPSYPLPPSPPPYPSPPSPSSSPLPPPPSPPPTTPSPPPPQSPSSSPLPPPPPPLSYPPPRSYPSPPPPPSPLPPPPSPQPPPSPPPPPPYAPPPSPPPPSPPYPSPPSPSPLPPPPPSYPPSPSPLPPPPPSYPPPPSPPPPPPSPPPPLAPRSQ; this is translated from the exons ATGATtgctccaccatcaccacctccatcaccaccaccatcagcaccatcagaatCACttccactaccaccaccatcaacTCGTGTTTcaccaccaccgtcaccaccacttccaccaccaccatcaccaccaccttcaCCATCAGCACTActacctccaccatcaccacctccaccatcaccactacccccaccttcaccaccatatccaccaccaccatcatcatcaccaccacccccacc tccaccaccacctccacaatCACCAcaactcccaccaccaccacctccatcgtCACCTCTCCCACCACTCTCACCACCCCCTcttccaccacctccatcatcacctcctccaccactctcACCACcacttccaccaccaccatcaccaccacctccaccaccaccctcatcatcaccaccacctacaccatcactaccacttccaccaccaccatcaccaccacttgCACTAAATTCACCTtcagcatcaccaccaccaccatttccACCGCCACCATCAGCACCTccatcactaccaccacccccaccatcatTACCactcccacctccaccacctccatcaccatcatcttcaccaccaccaccatctctaccaacaccatcaccaccaccaccaacaccatcaccaccaccaacaccatcaccactacctcctccatcaccatcatcttcaccaccaccaccatctctaccaacaccatcaccaccacctccaccatcaccaccaccaacaccatcaccactacctcctccatcaccatcattttcaccaccaccacctccaccatctccaccaccaacaacaccatcaccaccaccccctccatcaccatcatcttcaccattaccaccacccccaccatctccaccaccaccatcaccactacctcctccatcaccatcattttcaccaccaccacctccaccatctccaccaccaacaacaccatcaccaccaccccctccatcaccatcatcttcaccattaccaccaccaccacctccaccatctccaccaccaacaacaccatcaccaccaccccctccatcaccatcatcttcaccattaccaccacccccaccatctccaccaccaccatcaccactacctcctccatcaccatcattttcaccaccaccacctccaccatctccaccaccaacaacaccatcaccaccaccccctccatcaccatcatcttcaccattaccaccacccccaccatctccaccaccaacaacaccatcaccaccacctcctccatcaccattaccaccaccaccatcaccactaccacctccaccatcaccacaacccccaccatccccaccacctccaccatcaccgccaccatcaccacctccaccaacaccaccaccatatccatctccaccatcaccactacccccacccccaccatcatacccaccatcaccatcaccactacccccacccccaccatcatATCCactgccaccatcaccaccaccatatccatctccaccatcaccatcatcttcaccattaccaccaccaccatctccaccaccaacaacaccatcaccaccacctcctcaatcaccatcatcttcaccattaccaccacccccacccccactatCATATCCACCCCCACGATCATATccatctccaccacccccaccatcaccactaccacctccaccatcaccacaacccccaccatccccaccacctccaccaccatatgcaccgccaccatcaccacctccaccatcaccaccatatccatctccaccatcaccatcaccactacccccacccccaccatcatacccaccatcaccatcaccactacccccacccccaccatcatatccaccaccaccatcacccccaccacctccaccatcaccacctccacctctggcCCCACGTTCTCAGTAG